A region of Hoplias malabaricus isolate fHopMal1 chromosome 12, fHopMal1.hap1, whole genome shotgun sequence DNA encodes the following proteins:
- the asnsd1 gene encoding asparagine synthetase domain-containing protein 1 isoform X1, translated as MCGICFVVNFTATQCTLQDHVRDRLRNRGPDCSQDITKKVSDPSYNYLFSAHVLHMRGVLTPQPLQDDDGNVLLWNGEVFGGLRVEAEENDTKVILQHLSVCRSSSDVLSVLSQIKGPWAFIYYWKAEHCIWFGRDFFGRRSLLWSCGRVGSSFTLTSVSSHVADPDSCHWKEIPAIGVYRLDLKNCSDEESWKLELYPWVYLGVEPPNDFTCENLPCGLSLMMNESGLLLTSLIPPMNTSIMAPHNELNQISQTSPDELRDILKRTGKKEVVCSLIDVLSEAVRRRVQCLPLNKKTNDFEADIAILFSGGIDSMILAVLADRHIPADQPLDLLNVAFKLQESRIIPGSQKRGKHNRKAPATADIPQSNQHKANCFDVPDRITGRAGLEELKNLCPERKWNFVEINVTQEELKEMREKHICHLVHPLDTVLDDSIGCAVWFAARGIGIISDGTQQRQHTSTAKVVLTGIGADEQLAGYSRHRVRFKTSGLEGLVKELAMELGRISSRNLGRDDRIIGDHGKEARFPYLDEDVVSFLNSLPVWEKADLTLPRGIGEKLLLRLAAVELGLGPSAVLPKRAMQFGSRIAKLENSHEKASDKCKRLVVN; from the exons ATGTGTGGGATCTGTTTTGTGGTGAATTTTACTGCGACTCAGTGTACACTACAGGACCATGTGCGTGACAGGCTTAGAAACAGAGGGCCTGACTGTAGCCAGGACATTACAAAAAAGGTCTCAGATCCTAGCTACAATTACCTGTTTTCTGCCCATGTGCTCCATATGAGGGGAGTCTTGACTCCTCAGCCTTTGCAAGATGATGATGGAAATGTTCTCCTCTGGAATGGTGAGGTGTTTGGTGGTTTAAGGGTGGAAGCTGAAGAAAATGATACCAAAGTGATTCTCCaacatctctctgtgtgtagaaGCTCTTCAGATGTATTGTCCGTTCTGTCTCAAATCAAGGGTCCCTGGGCCTTTATTTACTACTGGAAAGCTGAACACTGTATTTGGTTCGGTAGGGATTTCTTTGGGAGAAGGAGCTTGCTTTGGAGCTGTGGGCGAGTGGGGAGCTCTTTCACACTGACCTCAGTATCTTCTCACGTGGCAGATCCTGATTCCTGCCACTGGAAAGAGATACCAGCAATTGGTGTTTATAGGTTGGATTTGAAGAACTGCTCCGATGAGGAAAGTTGGAAACTTGAGCTCTACCCATGGGTTTACCTTGGTGTTGAGCCACCAAATGACTTCACCTGTGAAAATCTTCCGTGTGGTTTGTCCTTGATGATGAATGAATCTGGGCTGTTACTTACTTCGCTTATTCCTCCAATGAACACATCCATAATGGCACCTCATAATGAACTAAATCAAATTTCTCAAACCTCTCCTGATGAACTTAGGGATATACTAAAACGTACAGGCAAGAAAGAAGTGGTTTGCAGTCTCATAGATGTGCTTAGTGAAGCAGTCCGCAGGAGGGTGCAGTGCTTGCctttgaataaaaaaacaaacgatTTTGAAGCAGACATTGCCATACTCTTTTCTGGAGGAATAGATTCAATGATTCTGGCTGTACTTGCTGATCGCCACATACCCGCTGACCAACCACTGGACCTTCTTAATGTTGCGTTTAAACTTCAGGAGTCTAGGATAATCCCAGGGTCCcaaaaaagaggaaaacataATCGAAAAGCACCAGCTACTGCTGACATTCCTCAGTCAAATCAAcataaagcaaactgctttgACGTTCCAGACAGAATCACTGGCCGAGCCGGACTAGAGGAGCTTAAAAATCTATGTCCAGAGCGAAAATGGAACTTTGTTGAGATCAACGTTACTCAAGAGGAGCTTAAGGAAATGCGGGAAAAGCACATCTGTCACTTGGTTCATCCTTTAGACACTGTTCTTGATGATAGCATCGGGTGTGCTGTGTGGTTTGCAGCTAGAGGAATTGGAATCATCTCGGATGGAACTCAACAGAGGCAGCACACTTCAACAGCGAAG GTGGTTCTGACAGGCATTGGAGCAGATGAGCAGTTGGCTGGCTATTCCAGACACAGAGTCAGGTTTAAGACCTCAGGTCTCGAGGGTCTGGTCAAAGAGTTGGCCATGGAGCTGGGCAGAATATCATCTAGGAATCTTGGACGAGACGACCGCATCATTGGAGATCATGGAAAAGAGGCCAG GTTTCCCTACTTGGATGAAGACGTGGTGAGTTTTCTGAACAGTTTGCCAGTGTGGGAGAAGGCAGACCTTACCCTACCCAGGGGGATCGGGGAGAAGCTGCTATTGAGGCTGGCTGCAGTGGAGCTGGGCCTTGGGCCTTCTGCTGTTTTACCCAAGAGGGCCATGCAGTTTGGCTCCAGAATCGCCAAATTAGAGAACAGCCATGAAAAAGCATCAGATAAGTGCAAGCGACTGGTCGTAAATtag